From the genome of Uranotaenia lowii strain MFRU-FL chromosome 1, ASM2978415v1, whole genome shotgun sequence, one region includes:
- the LOC129753994 gene encoding uncharacterized protein DDB_G0287625-like encodes NNNNNNNNNNNNNNNNNNNNNNNNNNNNNNNNNNNNNNNNNNNNNNNNNNNNNNNNNNNNNNNNNNNNNNNNNNNNNNNNNNNNNNNNNNNNNNNNNNNNNNNNNNNKNNNNNNNNNNNNNNNNNNNNNNNNNNNNNNNNNNNNNNNNNNNNNNNNNNNNNNNNNNNNNNNNNNNNNNNNNNNNNNNNNNNNNNN; translated from the coding sequence aataataataataataataataataataataataataataataataataataataataataataataataataataataataataataataataataataataataataataataataataataataataataataataataataataataataataataataataataataataataataataataataataataataataataataataataataataataataataataataataataataataataataataataataataataataataataataataataataataataataataataataataataataataataaaaataataataataataataataataataataataataataataataataataataataataataataataataataataataataataataataataataataataataataataataataataataataataataataataataataataataataataataataataataataataataataataataataataataataataataataataataataataataataataataataataataataataataataataat